One window of the Amycolatopsis mediterranei genome contains the following:
- the aceB gene encoding malate synthase A — MVDRLNYRIEVTGPVEGRFAEILTPAALDFLAKLDNTFAGRRRELLDARRVRREELQSGEKPLGFLPETRSIRDDESWHVAPTAPGLEDRRVEITGPTDRKMTVNALNSGAKVWLADFEDATSPTWHNVIDGQLNLYDAIRRNIDFTTDAGKRYTIGDEPATIVARPRGWHLVEKHIRIDGRPVSASLVDFGLFVFHNARQLVARGVGPYFYLPKLENHLEARLWNDVFLLAQRELGIPRGTIRATVLIETITAAFEMDEILYELREHAAGLNAGRWDYIFSMIKNFAAHGADFVLPDRAQVTMTVPFMRAYTELLVRTCHRRRAHAIGGMAAFIPSKDPEINATAIEKVRADKEREAGDGFDGSWVAHPGLVPVCREVFDGVLGGWPNQLGKLREDVHVTAEDLLDVASAGGEVTEAGVRANINVALRYVDAWLRGTGAAAIHHLMEDAATAEIARCQIWQWIRNGTKLEDGTALTRELAVEFLDDELASVRAELGTGNRLDDAYEIFTETALGEKLPSFLTTGAYARYLTDAR; from the coding sequence ATGGTTGATCGGCTGAACTACCGCATCGAGGTCACCGGCCCGGTCGAGGGCCGGTTCGCGGAGATCCTGACCCCGGCGGCACTCGACTTCCTGGCCAAGCTGGACAACACGTTCGCCGGACGCCGGCGCGAGCTGCTCGACGCCCGCCGCGTGCGGCGCGAAGAACTGCAGTCCGGGGAGAAGCCGCTCGGCTTCCTGCCCGAGACCCGGTCGATCCGCGACGACGAGTCGTGGCACGTGGCTCCGACCGCGCCGGGCCTCGAGGACCGCCGCGTCGAGATCACCGGCCCGACCGACCGCAAGATGACGGTCAACGCGCTGAACTCCGGCGCCAAGGTCTGGCTGGCGGACTTCGAGGACGCGACGTCGCCGACGTGGCACAACGTCATCGACGGCCAGCTCAACCTCTACGACGCCATCCGCCGCAACATCGACTTCACCACGGATGCGGGTAAGCGCTACACGATCGGCGACGAGCCCGCAACGATCGTCGCGCGGCCCCGCGGCTGGCACCTGGTGGAGAAGCACATCCGCATCGACGGCCGCCCGGTCTCGGCGAGCCTGGTCGACTTCGGCCTGTTCGTCTTCCACAACGCGCGCCAGCTGGTGGCCCGCGGCGTGGGCCCGTACTTCTACCTGCCGAAGCTGGAAAACCACCTCGAAGCGCGCCTGTGGAACGACGTCTTCCTGCTGGCGCAGCGCGAGCTCGGCATCCCGCGCGGCACCATCCGCGCGACCGTGCTGATCGAGACGATCACCGCCGCGTTCGAGATGGACGAAATCCTCTACGAGCTGCGCGAGCACGCCGCGGGGTTGAACGCCGGCCGATGGGACTACATCTTCAGCATGATCAAGAACTTTGCCGCGCACGGCGCCGACTTCGTCCTGCCGGACCGCGCGCAGGTGACGATGACCGTGCCGTTCATGCGGGCCTACACCGAGCTGCTGGTGCGCACCTGCCACCGGCGCCGCGCGCACGCCATCGGCGGCATGGCCGCGTTCATCCCGAGCAAGGACCCGGAGATCAACGCGACCGCGATCGAGAAGGTCCGCGCGGACAAGGAACGCGAGGCCGGTGACGGTTTCGACGGCTCCTGGGTCGCGCACCCCGGCCTGGTCCCGGTCTGCCGCGAGGTCTTCGACGGCGTGCTCGGCGGCTGGCCCAACCAACTCGGCAAGCTGCGCGAAGACGTCCACGTCACCGCCGAGGACCTGCTCGACGTGGCCAGCGCCGGCGGCGAGGTCACCGAGGCGGGCGTGCGCGCGAACATCAACGTCGCGCTGCGCTACGTCGACGCGTGGCTGCGCGGCACCGGCGCGGCGGCGATCCACCACCTCATGGAGGACGCGGCCACCGCGGAGATCGCGCGCTGCCAGATCTGGCAGTGGATCCGCAACGGCACGAAGCTCGAGGACGGCACGGCGCTGACCCGCGAACTGGCGGTCGAATTCCTGGACGACGAACTCGCGTCGGTCCGCGCTGAACTCGGCACCGGCAACCGCCTCGACGACGCGTACGAGATCTTCACCGAAACCGCGCTGGGCGAGAAGCTGCCCAGCTTCCTCACCACGGGTGCCTACGCGCGGTACCTCACGGACGCCCGGTAG
- a CDS encoding SigE family RNA polymerase sigma factor, with amino-acid sequence MDAGFTEYVTARAAWLRKVAYLLCGDWHRADDLVQSAITRLYANWARASRAGNLDGYARRTLVNTFLAEQRTSWWRRVDLRQNDQDPPTPGTDVEQALDLRAALERLPARQRATVVLRYFGDLPVAETARALGCSEGTVKSQTAKAVDTLRELLREPIREGRA; translated from the coding sequence ATGGACGCCGGATTCACCGAGTACGTGACCGCGCGGGCGGCTTGGCTGCGCAAGGTCGCGTACTTGCTCTGCGGCGACTGGCACCGGGCCGACGACCTGGTCCAGTCGGCGATCACCCGGCTCTACGCGAACTGGGCGCGGGCGTCCCGCGCCGGCAACCTGGACGGCTACGCGCGCCGCACGCTGGTCAACACCTTCCTGGCCGAGCAGCGCACGTCGTGGTGGCGGCGGGTGGATTTGCGCCAAAACGACCAGGACCCGCCGACACCGGGCACGGACGTCGAACAGGCGCTGGACCTGCGGGCCGCGCTGGAACGGCTGCCGGCCCGGCAACGCGCGACCGTCGTCCTGCGCTACTTCGGCGATCTGCCGGTCGCCGAGACCGCGCGGGCGCTGGGCTGTTCCGAAGGCACCGTCAAGAGCCAGACCGCGAAGGCCGTGGACACGCTTCGCGAGCTGCTGCGCGAACCGATCCGGGAGGGACGGGCATGA
- a CDS encoding nuclear transport factor 2 family protein produces the protein MTPRPPFPPFDEDAARQKVQAAEDAWNTRDPERVSLAYTEDSVWRNRDRHVVGRARIVEFLTEKWARELDYALRKELWGFRGNRIGVRFQYESRTAEGQWFRSYGNELWEFSDEGLMRRREASINDVPIAEADRRIFGPRPESEHGVLLPVF, from the coding sequence ATGACCCCGCGCCCGCCGTTCCCGCCCTTCGATGAAGACGCCGCCCGGCAGAAGGTCCAGGCCGCCGAAGACGCGTGGAACACCCGCGACCCCGAGCGCGTCTCGCTCGCGTACACGGAGGATTCGGTCTGGCGCAATCGCGACCGGCACGTCGTCGGACGCGCGCGGATCGTCGAGTTCCTCACCGAGAAATGGGCGCGCGAGCTGGACTACGCCCTGCGCAAGGAGCTGTGGGGTTTTCGCGGCAACCGCATCGGCGTCCGGTTCCAGTACGAGTCCCGGACCGCCGAGGGCCAGTGGTTCCGCAGCTACGGCAACGAGCTGTGGGAGTTCAGCGACGAAGGCCTGATGCGCCGCCGCGAAGCGAGCATCAACGACGTCCCGATCGCCGAAGCCGACCGCCGCATCTTCGGCCCGCGACCGGAATCGGAGCACGGCGTCCTGTTGCCGGTCTTCTAG
- the aceA gene encoding isocitrate lyase, with protein MTEQAKQAAAELAAQWANDPRWAGVQRSYSAEDVIKLRGSVVEEHTLARRGAEKLWDLLHTEDYIHALGALTGNQAVQQVRAGLQAIYLSGWQVAADANLSGQTYPDQSLYPANSVPAVVRRINNALGRADQINWAEGNTDIDWYAPIVADAEAGFGGPLNAFELMKGMIAAGAAGVHWEDQLASEKKCGHLGGKVLIPTKQHERTLNAARLASDVLNVPTLVVARTDAQAATLLTSDVDERDRQFLTGGRTAEGFYEVTNGIEPCIERGLAYAQYADLLWMETSEPDLEVARKYAEAIKAKFPDQMLAYNCSPSFNWKKHLDDATIAKFQRELGHMGYKFQFITLAGFHALNYSMFDLAHGYAREGMTAYVDLQEREFASESRGYTATKHQREVGTGYFDNVATALNPESSTTALKGSTEEAQFH; from the coding sequence ATGACGGAACAGGCCAAGCAGGCGGCCGCGGAGCTGGCGGCGCAGTGGGCGAACGACCCCCGCTGGGCGGGCGTGCAGCGCTCCTACTCGGCCGAAGACGTGATCAAGCTGCGCGGCAGCGTCGTCGAGGAGCACACCCTGGCCCGCCGCGGGGCGGAGAAGCTGTGGGACCTGCTGCACACCGAGGACTACATCCACGCGCTCGGGGCGCTCACCGGCAACCAGGCCGTCCAGCAGGTCCGCGCCGGCCTGCAGGCGATCTACCTGTCCGGCTGGCAGGTCGCGGCCGACGCCAACCTGTCCGGCCAGACCTACCCCGACCAGAGCCTCTACCCGGCCAACTCGGTGCCGGCCGTGGTCCGCCGCATCAACAACGCGCTGGGCCGCGCCGACCAGATCAACTGGGCCGAAGGCAACACCGACATCGACTGGTACGCCCCGATCGTCGCCGACGCCGAGGCCGGCTTCGGTGGCCCGCTCAACGCGTTCGAGCTGATGAAGGGCATGATCGCCGCCGGCGCCGCGGGTGTGCACTGGGAGGACCAGCTCGCGTCCGAGAAGAAGTGTGGTCACCTCGGCGGCAAGGTCCTCATCCCGACCAAGCAGCACGAGCGCACGCTGAACGCCGCCCGCCTCGCGTCCGACGTGCTGAACGTGCCGACCTTGGTCGTCGCCCGCACCGACGCGCAGGCCGCGACGCTGCTGACCAGCGACGTCGACGAGCGCGACCGGCAGTTCCTCACCGGCGGCCGCACCGCCGAGGGCTTCTACGAGGTCACCAACGGCATCGAGCCCTGCATCGAGCGCGGCCTGGCCTACGCCCAGTACGCCGACCTGCTCTGGATGGAGACCTCCGAGCCGGACCTCGAGGTGGCGCGCAAGTATGCCGAGGCCATCAAGGCGAAGTTCCCGGACCAGATGCTGGCCTACAACTGCTCGCCGTCGTTCAACTGGAAGAAGCACCTGGACGACGCGACGATCGCGAAGTTCCAGCGCGAGCTCGGCCACATGGGCTACAAGTTCCAGTTCATCACGCTGGCCGGCTTCCACGCGCTGAACTACTCGATGTTCGACCTGGCGCACGGCTACGCCCGCGAGGGCATGACCGCCTACGTCGACCTGCAGGAGCGCGAGTTCGCGTCGGAGAGCCGCGGCTACACCGCGACCAAGCACCAGCGCGAGGTCGGCACCGGCTACTTCGACAACGTCGCGACGGCGCTGAACCCGGAGAGCTCGACCACCGCGCTCAAGGGCTCCACCGAAGAAGCCCAGTTCCACTGA
- the ilvA gene encoding threonine ammonia-lyase IlvA yields the protein MHDIDTVTAATIEKAAERLAGVVTRTPLEPSARLSSRVDAQVWVKREDLQTVRSYKIRGAYNFIVQLDEDVRARGVVCASAGNHAQGVAYACRRLGANGRVYVPGTTPRQKRERIATLGGAHIEVIVVGETYEDAFAAANEDAQRTGATLVPAFDDVRTVAGQGTVACEVIEQLGFVPDVVLVPVGGGGLLAGVGSWLRERHPDVRIVGVEPAGAACMAAALEAGHPVRLPELDSFVDGAAVREAGAVTYPLIRESGAELTAVAEGAVCTEMLAMYQSDGIIAEPAGALAAASLGTVVRVEPGQTVVCVVSGGNNDVSRYSEILERSLMHEGLKHYFLVGFPQEPGALRRFLEQVLGPEDDITRFEYVKRTNREMGPALVGIEIARSADLPGLLARMDASPLQVERIEPGSPLFHFLL from the coding sequence GTGCACGACATCGACACGGTGACCGCGGCGACGATCGAGAAGGCCGCCGAGCGGCTGGCCGGGGTGGTGACCCGGACGCCGCTCGAGCCGAGCGCCCGGTTGTCGTCCCGGGTGGACGCGCAGGTCTGGGTGAAGCGCGAGGACCTGCAGACCGTCCGGTCGTACAAGATCCGCGGCGCCTACAACTTCATCGTCCAGCTCGACGAGGACGTCCGCGCCCGGGGCGTCGTCTGCGCCAGCGCCGGCAACCACGCCCAGGGCGTCGCGTACGCGTGCCGCCGGCTCGGCGCCAACGGCCGCGTGTACGTCCCCGGGACCACGCCGCGGCAGAAGCGCGAGCGCATCGCGACGCTCGGTGGCGCGCACATCGAAGTGATCGTTGTCGGAGAAACGTACGAAGACGCCTTCGCCGCGGCCAACGAGGACGCCCAGCGCACCGGCGCGACCCTGGTGCCCGCGTTCGACGACGTCCGCACCGTCGCCGGCCAGGGCACGGTCGCGTGTGAGGTGATCGAGCAGCTCGGCTTCGTGCCGGACGTCGTGCTCGTGCCCGTGGGCGGCGGCGGGCTGCTCGCCGGGGTCGGCAGCTGGCTGCGCGAGCGGCACCCGGACGTCCGGATCGTCGGCGTCGAGCCCGCGGGCGCGGCCTGCATGGCGGCGGCCCTGGAGGCCGGGCACCCGGTGCGGCTGCCGGAGCTCGACTCCTTCGTCGACGGCGCCGCCGTGCGCGAAGCCGGCGCGGTCACCTATCCCCTGATCCGCGAGAGCGGCGCCGAACTGACCGCGGTCGCCGAGGGCGCGGTGTGCACCGAGATGCTCGCGATGTACCAGTCCGACGGGATCATCGCCGAACCCGCGGGCGCGCTCGCCGCGGCGTCGCTCGGCACGGTCGTCCGGGTCGAGCCCGGCCAGACCGTGGTCTGCGTGGTGTCCGGCGGCAACAACGACGTCAGCCGCTACAGCGAGATCCTCGAACGTTCGCTGATGCACGAAGGCCTGAAGCACTACTTCCTGGTCGGCTTTCCGCAAGAGCCGGGCGCGCTGCGGCGGTTCCTCGAGCAGGTGCTCGGGCCCGAGGACGACATCACCCGCTTCGAGTACGTCAAGCGCACCAACCGCGAGATGGGCCCGGCGCTGGTCGGCATCGAAATCGCCCGGTCGGCCGACCTGCCCGGGCTGCTCGCCCGGATGGACGCGAGCCCGCTGCAGGTGGAGCGGATCGAGCCGGGCAGCCCCCTGTTCCACTTCCTGCTCTGA
- a CDS encoding histidine kinase, with amino-acid sequence MPARTRSPGWLPGDAAGLVRAGRLDEQLFNVTGLLRQGYDDAHTPHVPLLVRQAGPAVATRTGVAARPSAPAGRSTLPVVSAGAGTPEDLAGIDAHGKLAVIRLPQGTQISEAYQRLANVEHAGAKLAVVSLSGDAAAATVLGGGAPALTMPTIWSGVSVTGRRLAELAAKGGASATPASRPSPNFRYELGDGVERAVTAARVQRPKTRDLAEVRTADHDNVPSTIRYVAGHEFFGRMVGYGYTEPVADRQERTEYYSPGRWESTWTAGYLGELTENLDLAAGRKYQLAWNKAVAGPSLRGLTVTHSGEQPRPWAWRKDGVFDMGLPMFGDAAGRPRMPESFVGDTGSVSLSKDGVAIPVSPDEPGVARIPVPDADGAYRLTADVHRHAGWWPLWTDVSAEWGFRSSAAADGRALPLLTVRFDPAVDLRNRAPGGRVVTFPAFVERQGSGTGSKLVVETSTDKGRTWQPAAALRTGEHWTVVVRNPASGFVSLRASASDDGGNTVRQTVIRAYAVS; translated from the coding sequence GTGCCTGCCCGCACTCGGTCGCCGGGGTGGCTGCCCGGCGACGCCGCCGGGCTGGTCCGCGCCGGGCGGCTCGACGAGCAGCTGTTCAACGTCACCGGCCTGCTGCGCCAGGGCTACGACGACGCCCACACGCCGCACGTGCCGCTGCTGGTCCGGCAGGCGGGCCCGGCGGTCGCCACCCGGACCGGCGTGGCCGCCCGGCCGTCCGCGCCGGCCGGCCGCAGCACGCTGCCGGTGGTGTCCGCCGGGGCCGGCACCCCGGAGGACCTGGCCGGGATCGACGCGCACGGCAAGCTCGCGGTCATCCGGCTGCCACAGGGCACGCAGATCAGCGAGGCCTACCAGCGGCTCGCGAACGTCGAGCACGCCGGGGCGAAGCTCGCCGTGGTCTCCCTGTCGGGCGACGCTGCCGCAGCCACGGTGCTCGGCGGCGGCGCCCCGGCGCTGACCATGCCGACGATCTGGAGCGGGGTGTCGGTGACCGGACGGCGGCTGGCGGAACTGGCGGCGAAGGGCGGGGCTTCGGCGACGCCGGCCAGCCGCCCGTCGCCGAATTTCCGCTACGAACTCGGCGACGGCGTCGAGCGGGCCGTGACGGCCGCCCGCGTGCAGCGGCCGAAGACGCGTGACCTCGCCGAGGTGCGCACCGCTGACCACGACAACGTCCCCTCGACCATCCGTTACGTCGCCGGGCACGAGTTCTTCGGCCGGATGGTCGGCTACGGCTACACCGAACCCGTGGCCGACCGGCAGGAACGCACCGAGTACTACTCCCCCGGCCGGTGGGAGTCGACGTGGACCGCCGGTTACCTCGGGGAGCTGACGGAGAACCTCGACCTCGCTGCGGGCCGCAAGTACCAGCTCGCCTGGAACAAGGCCGTGGCGGGCCCGTCGTTGCGCGGGCTGACCGTAACCCACTCCGGCGAGCAGCCGCGGCCGTGGGCGTGGCGCAAGGACGGCGTCTTCGACATGGGGTTGCCGATGTTCGGCGATGCCGCCGGACGGCCGCGCATGCCCGAGTCGTTCGTCGGGGACACCGGTTCGGTGAGTCTCTCGAAGGACGGCGTCGCGATTCCCGTGTCACCGGACGAGCCGGGAGTGGCCCGGATCCCGGTGCCGGACGCCGACGGCGCGTACCGGCTCACCGCGGACGTCCACCGGCACGCCGGCTGGTGGCCACTGTGGACGGACGTGTCGGCGGAGTGGGGCTTCCGCTCGTCGGCGGCCGCGGACGGCCGGGCGCTGCCGCTGCTCACCGTCCGGTTCGACCCGGCGGTCGACCTGCGAAACCGCGCGCCGGGCGGGCGGGTCGTCACGTTCCCGGCGTTCGTCGAGCGGCAAGGCAGCGGGACGGGAAGCAAGCTCGTCGTCGAAACGTCCACGGACAAAGGTCGCACCTGGCAGCCCGCGGCGGCCCTGCGGACCGGTGAGCACTGGACGGTCGTGGTGCGGAACCCGGCGAGCGGGTTCGTCTCGCTGCGGGCGAGCGCGTCGGACGACGGCGGGAACACCGTGCGGCAGACGGTGATCCGGGCCTACGCGGTGAGCTGA
- a CDS encoding TetR/AcrR family transcriptional regulator, with product MDSTEATDRLLEAAEDLFYARGVQAVGMDAVRERSGVSLKRLYQCFPAKNDLVEAYLLRRDERWRGSLRDFVHARGDDPLAVFAWLKNWFAEPGFRGCAFINSFGEFGEPTPGIAAAIRKHKDEVRAYLRGLVPDRSLADQLFSLMEGATVLAAITGDPREAETAGEAAKVLLAAQG from the coding sequence ATGGATTCCACGGAGGCGACCGACCGGCTGCTGGAGGCCGCCGAGGACCTCTTCTACGCCCGCGGCGTGCAAGCGGTCGGGATGGACGCCGTCCGCGAACGCTCCGGCGTCTCGCTCAAGCGGCTCTACCAGTGCTTCCCGGCGAAGAACGACCTCGTCGAGGCGTACCTGCTTCGCCGCGACGAACGCTGGCGCGGCTCGTTGCGCGATTTCGTCCACGCCCGCGGCGACGACCCCCTGGCCGTGTTCGCCTGGCTGAAGAACTGGTTCGCCGAGCCAGGGTTCCGCGGCTGCGCGTTCATCAACTCCTTCGGTGAGTTCGGCGAGCCCACCCCCGGCATCGCCGCCGCGATCCGCAAGCACAAGGACGAGGTCCGCGCCTATCTGCGCGGCCTCGTGCCCGACCGGAGCCTCGCCGACCAGCTGTTCTCGCTCATGGAGGGTGCGACCGTCCTCGCCGCCATCACCGGCGATCCCCGCGAAGCGGAGACGGCCGGCGAGGCGGCGAAGGTCCTGCTGGCCGCTCAGGGGTAG
- a CDS encoding glycosyltransferase family 4 protein, translated as MRVLMLSWEYPPVAIGGLARHVHALATHLTRQGHEVVVLCRHAAGTDAGTHPRTDRVVEGVRVIRVAEDPMHVTFERDLVAWTLAMGHAMIRAAQDLLRTWQPDVVHAHDWLVAHPAIAIAEAARVPLVGTIHATEAGRHSGWLSHPLNQQVHSVEWWLANRADALITCSQAMRREVAYLFEVEAADVTVIHNGIEERGWQVPADEIARAREVYSPAGAPLLLYFGRLEWEKGVQDLLAALPRIRRRHPGTRVVVAGKGRHFDELVEQSRKLRVRRAVDFVGHLSDRDLRAALAAADAVVLPSRYEPFGIVALEAAAAKAPLVASTAGGLGEVVVHGETGLAFSPGDVAALASAVTTVLSDAEAAAERARAAQSRLAADFDWGRIAEATAEVYRRAKPGEPVELPRPKIATGNAFEPVPAEIPEV; from the coding sequence ATGCGAGTGCTGATGCTGTCCTGGGAGTACCCGCCCGTGGCCATCGGGGGCCTGGCCCGGCACGTCCACGCGCTCGCTACCCACCTCACCCGCCAGGGCCACGAGGTCGTCGTGCTCTGCCGGCACGCCGCGGGCACCGACGCCGGGACGCACCCGCGCACCGACCGCGTCGTCGAGGGCGTGCGGGTCATCCGGGTCGCCGAAGACCCGATGCACGTGACGTTCGAACGGGACCTCGTCGCCTGGACGCTGGCCATGGGGCACGCCATGATCCGCGCCGCGCAGGACCTGCTGCGCACCTGGCAGCCCGACGTCGTCCACGCGCACGACTGGCTGGTCGCCCACCCGGCCATCGCGATCGCCGAGGCGGCGCGGGTGCCGCTGGTCGGCACGATCCACGCAACCGAGGCGGGGCGGCACTCCGGTTGGCTGTCGCACCCGCTGAACCAGCAGGTCCACTCGGTCGAATGGTGGCTCGCGAACCGCGCCGACGCGCTGATCACCTGCTCGCAGGCGATGCGCCGCGAGGTCGCGTACCTCTTCGAGGTCGAGGCGGCCGACGTCACGGTGATCCACAACGGCATCGAGGAACGCGGCTGGCAGGTGCCCGCGGACGAGATCGCCCGCGCCCGCGAGGTCTACAGCCCGGCCGGCGCGCCGCTGTTGCTCTATTTCGGACGACTCGAGTGGGAGAAGGGCGTGCAGGACCTGCTGGCCGCGCTCCCCCGCATCCGGCGCCGCCACCCGGGCACCCGCGTGGTCGTTGCCGGAAAAGGACGACACTTCGACGAGCTGGTCGAGCAGTCGCGCAAGCTGCGGGTGCGGCGCGCGGTCGACTTCGTCGGGCACCTCTCCGACCGCGACCTCCGCGCGGCGCTGGCCGCGGCCGACGCCGTCGTGCTGCCGAGCCGGTACGAGCCGTTCGGCATCGTCGCACTGGAGGCCGCGGCCGCGAAGGCACCGCTGGTGGCGTCGACGGCCGGCGGGCTCGGCGAGGTCGTCGTCCACGGTGAGACCGGGCTGGCGTTCAGTCCCGGGGATGTCGCCGCACTGGCCTCCGCGGTGACAACGGTGCTCTCCGACGCCGAGGCCGCGGCCGAGCGGGCCCGGGCCGCGCAGTCCCGGCTGGCCGCGGACTTCGACTGGGGCCGCATCGCCGAAGCGACCGCCGAGGTCTACCGGCGGGCGAAGCCGGGCGAACCGGTCGAGCTGCCCCGGCCCAAGATCGCCACCGGCAACGCTTTCGAACCGGTGCCGGCCGAGATCCCGGAAGTCTAG
- a CDS encoding short-chain fatty acyl-CoA regulator family protein: MEKTFAGARLRHLRESRSMSQADLARVLEISPSYLNQIEHNSRPLTVPVLLRITQAFGVDTEFFANNDTSRLVADVKEALLDEALGIDVTTGELNELATNLPAIAQALVKLHRSYRNAVENTAALTTENGLGLHGSAAAPLPHEEVRDFFYERENYVAELDERAEKMAADIPLQRGQVLGALKERLSQRYGVEVTSEGIDEAAGQQHRYEPVTRVLRLAPSLRVGQQAFRMASQIALLEYDDLITELADSWAFSGPAARSLARVGLANYFAGALILPYGPFLAAAERFRYDIERLCDHYGVGFETVCHRLSTLQRPKQRGVPFSFVRVDRAGNMSKRQSAAGFHFSRVGGACPLWNIYEAFTQPGKILTQIATLPDGKSYFWIARTVSRNIGGYGSPGKTFTVGLGCELRHAGRLVYSTGLDLDEPAAATPIGMGCKVCERPACSQRAFPTIGKQLTVDENTSTFVPYPAVPKG; the protein is encoded by the coding sequence ATGGAGAAGACTTTCGCCGGCGCGCGGTTGCGGCACCTCCGCGAAAGCCGTTCGATGAGCCAGGCCGATCTCGCCCGTGTGCTGGAGATCTCACCCAGCTACCTCAACCAGATCGAGCACAACTCGCGTCCGCTGACCGTGCCGGTGCTGCTGCGGATCACGCAGGCGTTCGGCGTCGACACCGAGTTCTTCGCCAACAACGACACGTCCCGGCTGGTCGCCGACGTCAAGGAAGCCCTGCTCGACGAAGCCCTCGGCATCGACGTCACCACCGGCGAGCTCAACGAGCTGGCCACGAACCTGCCGGCGATCGCCCAGGCGCTGGTCAAGCTGCACCGCAGCTACCGCAACGCCGTCGAAAACACCGCCGCGCTGACCACGGAAAACGGCCTGGGCCTGCACGGCAGCGCCGCCGCGCCGCTGCCGCACGAGGAGGTGCGCGACTTCTTCTACGAGCGCGAGAACTATGTCGCGGAACTGGACGAACGCGCCGAGAAGATGGCCGCGGACATCCCGCTGCAGCGCGGGCAGGTGCTGGGCGCGCTGAAGGAACGGCTTTCCCAGCGCTACGGCGTCGAGGTGACCAGCGAGGGCATCGACGAGGCCGCCGGCCAGCAGCACCGCTACGAGCCGGTGACGCGGGTGCTGCGGCTGGCGCCGAGCCTGCGGGTCGGGCAGCAGGCGTTCCGGATGGCTTCGCAGATCGCGCTGCTCGAGTACGACGACCTCATCACCGAGCTCGCCGACTCGTGGGCGTTTTCCGGACCGGCCGCCCGGTCGCTCGCCCGCGTCGGCCTGGCGAACTACTTCGCCGGGGCGCTGATCCTGCCGTACGGGCCGTTCCTGGCCGCGGCCGAGCGGTTCCGCTACGACATCGAGCGGCTGTGCGACCACTACGGCGTCGGTTTCGAGACCGTCTGCCACCGGCTGTCCACGCTGCAGCGGCCGAAGCAGCGCGGGGTGCCGTTCTCGTTCGTGCGGGTGGACCGGGCCGGGAACATGTCGAAGCGGCAGTCGGCGGCCGGGTTCCACTTCTCCCGCGTCGGCGGGGCCTGTCCGCTGTGGAACATCTACGAGGCGTTCACCCAGCCGGGCAAGATCCTCACCCAGATCGCCACCCTGCCCGACGGCAAGAGCTACTTCTGGATCGCGCGCACGGTGTCGCGCAACATCGGCGGCTACGGCAGCCCGGGCAAGACGTTCACGGTCGGCCTCGGCTGCGAACTGCGCCACGCCGGACGGCTCGTCTACTCGACCGGCCTCGACCTGGACGAGCCGGCCGCCGCGACACCCATCGGGATGGGTTGCAAAGTCTGCGAACGGCCGGCGTGCTCGCAGCGCGCGTTCCCGACGATCGGCAAGCAGCTCACCGTGGACGAGAACACCAGCACCTTCGTCCCGTACCCGGCGGTGCCCAAGGGCTGA
- a CDS encoding NADAR family protein produces MVKVDGVRSVEALREKVHEGAEPEYLLFYGHTPSKSGRVTASCLSQWWVDPFEADGVEYPTAEHYMMAGKAALFGDHEKAELIRTTPDPKAAKVLGREVAGFDAAIWERHRFDIVVDGNLAKFRAHRDLRRFLLGTGDAVLVEASKKDLVWGTGLAREEKNATKPDYWRGLNLLGFALMEVRDQLRARI; encoded by the coding sequence ATGGTGAAGGTCGACGGTGTCCGCAGTGTTGAGGCGTTGCGCGAAAAAGTCCACGAGGGTGCGGAGCCCGAGTACCTGCTGTTCTACGGGCACACGCCCTCGAAGTCCGGGCGGGTGACGGCGAGCTGCCTGAGCCAGTGGTGGGTCGACCCGTTCGAGGCCGACGGCGTCGAGTACCCGACCGCCGAGCACTACATGATGGCCGGCAAGGCCGCGCTGTTCGGCGACCACGAGAAGGCCGAGCTGATCCGGACCACGCCGGACCCGAAGGCGGCGAAGGTGCTCGGCCGCGAGGTCGCCGGGTTCGACGCCGCTATCTGGGAGCGGCACCGGTTCGACATCGTCGTCGACGGGAACCTGGCCAAGTTCCGCGCCCACCGCGACCTGCGCCGGTTCCTGCTGGGGACCGGGGACGCGGTGCTCGTCGAGGCCTCCAAGAAGGACCTCGTCTGGGGCACCGGCCTCGCGCGCGAGGAGAAGAACGCGACCAAGCCGGACTACTGGCGCGGGCTGAACCTGCTCGGCTTCGCACTGATGGAGGTCCGCGACCAGCTGCGGGCGCGCATCTGA